A window from Thalassophryne amazonica chromosome 15, fThaAma1.1, whole genome shotgun sequence encodes these proteins:
- the LOC117526853 gene encoding uncharacterized protein LOC117526853 gives MGLLAAVVLLTFLDSIFCEQFLATFNMGGVTGKVWFNGTSQTATVNVTGTGSCSSLNASLSVFPVMYGHFPDPCSEANIGSSIHTFTVDPTSNAAINVSSLFNQRSNLADLSLTIYTCNGTKVCAVVSQEKTVMTSQARFNGLIAGNIYIRFNTGVTNTRLLTDLVTNSQATQTNITLHGSATSATSCDSLLANLNPSTLIVLGVVRVGTPLQPAKSRLDLSSFNNSTLFLVLNISSGYRCAQVYTVKEKQVSAPVNMRGIKGYFQFRQASQLDVTEVRINLTNLQGKVGSYHVHHFPIQYSWLPRSAVCSVDNVGGHWNPFMLNRMDSTYPNGPGSTHDMYEVGDLSTKHASLMGKNETNMMFTDFNLPLFGWNSIVGRPVIIHLLNGTNYVCANIGYPGEVVTARARFQSLVVGEIWFTQLMNNPLSDVSIFMDLAYGNPNTAATKNHNWHVHMYPISSERDDDDRRCSTTGGHWNPFNINTTDISYAMNCGRFTPLSCEVGDLTGKHSTINLNSNVGGVEAKYFFTDVNSWLQPGVIGRSVVIHAPERGGPRIDCANITMVRFPKANTGSWLGPSMVTGELKFSESVLQGPTKIDVSLMNLNEAGGYHVHMLPIKNSSSDPCSNANIMGHYNPLGIAISNSPLPGTGTVDEYEVGDISGKFGLLTNLTMLQDVFMDANLPLAGPYSIVGRSMVLHHTNGSRIRCANITSDNGTDGQWISAKAVFTDTVNGEVRLHQLVFPDGSSRDAILEVDVQTAERVSIQVYADASTNTYIHEYLKYLNGKRKSALRAHTPLPGKSWSTVTVPTN, from the exons ATTCCATTTTTTGTGAACAGTTTCTGGCAACTTTCAACATGGGTGGAGTTACTGGAAAGGTGTGGTTTAATGGCACTTCGCAGACAGCTACTGTCAATGTGACTGGCACCGGATCCTGCTCTTCCCTGAATGCTTCCCTCAGTGTGTTCCCTGTCATGTACGGCCATTTTCCTGATCCCTGTTCTGAAGCAAATATCGGCTCTAGTATCCACACCTTCACAGTTGACCCAACCTCAAACGCTGCCATCAATGTGTCCAGCTTGTTTAACCAAAGGTCAAACCTGGCTGACTTGTCACTGACTATATACACTTGTAATGGCACCAAAGTGTGTGCAGTTGTGAGTCAAGAAAAAACTGTCATGACAAGTCAGGCCAGATTCAACGGTCTCATTGCAGGAAACATTTACATCCGGTTTAACACAGGAGTGACCAACACCAGGCTTCTTACAGATCTAGTTACAAATAGTCAGGCCACACAAACTAATATCACTCTTCATGGATCTGCAACCTCTGCCACGAGCTGTGACAGCCTTCTAGCAAACTTAAATCCATCAACTTTGATTGTGCTAGGTGTTGTGAGGGTTGGCACACCTCTGCAACCTGCAAAATCCCGACTGGACCTGTCATCATTCAACAATTCCACTTTGTTCCTTGTCCTTAATATAAGCTCAGGTTATCGTTGTGCTCAGGTCTATACTGTCAAAGAGAAACAAGTGAGTGCACCTGTGAACATGAGAGGAATCAAAGGATATTTCCAATTCCGTCAGGCTTCTCAACTTGATGTGACAGAAGTGAGGATAAATCTGACCAACTTACAGGGAAAAGTAGGGTCATATCATGTCCACCATTTTCCCATACAGTACAGTTGGTTGCCTCGTTCTGCGGTTTGTTCAGTGGATAATGTTGGTGGGCATTGGAATCCATTCATGCTCAATCGGATGGACTCTACATATCCAAATGGACCAGGGTCAACGCATGACATGTATGAGGTTGGTGACCTCAGCACCAAGCATGCTTCCCTTATGGGTAAAAATGAGACAAACATGATGTTCACTGACTTCAACCTTCCTCTCTTTGGATGGAACAGCATTGTAGGCCGACCAGTTATCATTCATCTTTTAAATGGCACAAATTATGTGTGCGCCAACATTGGCTATCCTGGTGAAGTGGTAACAGCCAGAGCCCGATTTCAGAGCCTTGTAGTTGGTGAAATTTGGTTCACCCAGCTGATGAACAACCCTCTGTCTGATGTATCTATCTTTATGGATTTGGCATATGGAAATCCCAATACAGCTGCCACAAAAAACCACAACTGGCATGTTCACATGTACCCTATCAGCTCAGAGAGGGATGATGATGATCGGCGCTGCAGCACAACAGGGGGTCACTGGAACCCATTTAACATTAACACAACAGACATCAGCTATGCCATGAACTGTGGCCGATTCACCCCACTATCCTGCGAGGTGGGAGACCTCACCGGAAAACACAGCACCATCAACCTTAACAGTAATGTGGGTGGAGTGGAAGCAAAATACTTCTTTACTGATGTTAATTCCTGGTTACAGCCAGGAGTGATTGGCCGTTCTGTAGTCATTCATGCACCGGAACGAGGTGGACCAAGAATTGATTGTGCAAACATTACCATGGTGCGATTTCCCAAAGCAAATACAGGTTCCTGGTTAGGTCCTTCGATGGTGACTGGGGAGCTGAAGTTTTCTGAATCTGTCCTACAAGGTCCCACTAAGATAGATGTGTCTCTGATGAACCTGAACGAGGCTGGTGGCTATCATGTTCACATGTTGCCCATCAAGAATAGCAGCTCAGATCCATGCTCCAATGCAAACATTATGGGCCACTACAACCCACTGGGCATTGCCATATCAAATTCCCCATTGCCTGGAACTGGAACTGTGGATGAGTATGAGGTTGGAGACATCAGTGGGAAGTTTGGATTGCTAACTAACCTCACAATGCTTCAGGATGTGTTCATGGATGCCAACTTGCCATTGGCAGGGCCATATAGCATAGTGGGAAGGTCAATGGTGCTCCACCATACCAACGGATCCAG AATACGGTGTGCAAACATCACATCTGACAATGGCACAGATGGTCAGTGGATATCAGCGAAGGCTGTCTTCACTGATACAGTAAATGGGGAAGTAAGACTG cATCAGCTGGTATTTCCTGATGGGAGTAGCCGTGATGCCATATTGGAGGTTGATGTTCAAACCGCTGAGAGAGTAAGTATACAGGTCTATGCTGATGCATCCACAAACACATATATTCATGagtatttaaaatatttaaatggaaaaagaaaaagtGCACTCAGAGCACATACCCCTCTGCCAGGGAAATCATGGTCAACCGTGACTGTCCCAACAAACTGA